From Deltaproteobacteria bacterium, the proteins below share one genomic window:
- a CDS encoding glutamate-5-semialdehyde dehydrogenase: MNLNGQQAATAFENDLVGLKRASRKIVHLSSEEKNTILREFAHGLIAAQAEVLVANGLDLQAFDLDNSRPASFRDRLLLSKERIEKMAEAVLAVANLPDPVGEVVETKTLQSGLKARRVRSPLGTLLIIFEARPNVISEVFSLAFKSGNAVALRGGSESQNTSAVIYKVIDKVLSDLLPLNSVGETLSSNKPSPFLGIQDYDRALVGRLLKRSDLFDVCIPRGGDELIKRVVSESKMPVIKNDRGLCHLYVHESADLNMAVEIAVNAKTSRPSVCNAIETLIVDRKIAREFFSLAIPKLFAKGVLFFGCEDSLKLLKHDPNSIAKSDGVESPWAQAIQLARDTDFDTEYLDLKLNLKIVENIDLAIHHIEVHSSNHSETIVTKDEAAARKFQNVVDSACVYWNASTRFTDGFEFGLGGEIGISTQKLHVRGPVGLRELTSTRWLIDGHGQVRR, translated from the coding sequence ATGAACTTAAATGGGCAACAAGCGGCTACGGCGTTCGAAAATGATCTGGTCGGACTGAAACGTGCATCCAGAAAAATCGTTCATCTCTCCAGCGAGGAGAAGAACACTATTTTGCGGGAGTTCGCGCACGGCTTGATCGCAGCACAAGCGGAAGTTCTCGTTGCAAATGGCCTTGATCTTCAAGCGTTCGATCTCGACAACTCTCGCCCGGCCTCATTTCGCGACCGATTACTTTTGTCAAAAGAGCGCATTGAAAAAATGGCTGAAGCAGTATTGGCCGTGGCGAATCTTCCGGATCCAGTCGGTGAAGTTGTGGAAACCAAAACGCTGCAAAGCGGACTAAAGGCTCGGCGTGTCCGATCACCGCTCGGCACTTTGTTAATCATTTTTGAAGCTAGACCCAACGTCATATCAGAGGTTTTTTCTTTGGCGTTTAAGTCCGGCAACGCAGTGGCTCTTCGCGGAGGATCTGAATCGCAAAATACGTCTGCAGTAATTTACAAAGTAATCGACAAAGTTCTAAGCGATCTACTGCCACTAAACTCAGTAGGCGAAACACTTTCTTCCAATAAACCATCGCCGTTTCTAGGTATCCAGGATTACGATCGCGCATTAGTTGGGCGATTATTGAAACGATCCGATCTCTTCGACGTCTGTATCCCTCGCGGCGGTGATGAACTTATCAAACGAGTGGTCAGCGAATCTAAAATGCCGGTCATTAAAAATGACCGAGGCCTTTGTCATCTTTATGTCCACGAAAGTGCGGATTTAAACATGGCAGTTGAAATTGCAGTCAATGCGAAGACCAGCCGACCAAGTGTCTGCAACGCAATCGAAACGCTGATCGTGGACCGAAAGATAGCTCGAGAATTTTTCTCGCTTGCGATTCCCAAGCTATTCGCAAAAGGTGTTTTGTTTTTCGGCTGCGAGGACTCGCTGAAATTGTTGAAACATGACCCTAACTCGATAGCAAAATCAGATGGTGTCGAAAGTCCCTGGGCACAGGCAATTCAATTGGCGCGTGACACCGATTTCGATACGGAGTATCTGGACTTAAAATTGAATTTGAAAATCGTGGAAAATATCGACCTTGCGATTCACCACATCGAGGTCCATAGTTCTAATCATTCAGAAACGATCGTGACAAAGGACGAAGCGGCGGCCAGAAAATTTCAAAACGTTGTCGATTCAGCATGCGTGTATTGGAATGCGTCCACGCGATTCACTGATGGTTTTGAATTTGGCCTGGGTGGAGAAATCGGAATTTCAACTCAAAAGCTTCACGTTCGCGGACCGGTAGGATTGCGCGAACTTACTTCCACCAGGTGGCTGATCGACGGGCACGGCCAGGTGCGCCGCTAA